In Oncorhynchus keta strain PuntledgeMale-10-30-2019 chromosome 19, Oket_V2, whole genome shotgun sequence, a single genomic region encodes these proteins:
- the LOC118398245 gene encoding NADH dehydrogenase [ubiquinone] iron-sulfur protein 5-like translates to MPFIDLQGKLGINLDKWMLIQGGEQPYKRAPRCHAFEKEWIECADGIGQTRAKKECKLEFEDFYECMHREKTHKRLYEIRKQRDKMVKEGTYQTPAHHTGAQADDRP, encoded by the exons ATGCCGTTCATCGACCTCCAGGGGAAGTTGGGCATCAACCTAGACAAATGGATGTTGATCCAGGGTGGAGAGCAGCCATATAAACGGGCACCCCGCTGCCACGCCTTTGAGAAGGAGTGGATTGAGTGTGCGGATGGCATTGGTCAGACCCGTGCCAAGAAGGAATGCAAGCTCGAGTTTGAGGACTTCTATGAGTGCATGCACAGAGAGAAGACG cacaAGAGGTTGTATGAGATCCGTAAGCAGCGGGACAAGATGGTGAAGGAGGGCACCTACCAGACCCCAGCGCACCACACTGGCGCTCAGGCTGATGACAGGCCTTGA